The proteins below are encoded in one region of Bacillota bacterium:
- a CDS encoding TatD family hydrolase, translated as MIDSHAHLNDPRYDSILDDVIARAQAAGVEGIINIGYDLPSSRRAVELAQEYGWMYAVVGIHPHDADGATPEIMVELEALAKEKGVVAIGETGLDYYYDNSPRDIQRKVFRAQLDLARRLDLPVVIHSREATQDTLEIIKENPDNRYLLHCYSQSLESAKIYLDLGCFISFAGPITFKNADKLRKVAAAIPLERLLIETDCPYLAPVPHRGKTNEPAWVKFVAEKLAELHNISLEELIEITTNNTREFFNLK; from the coding sequence TTGATTGATAGTCATGCGCATCTAAATGATCCGCGTTACGACTCCATCCTAGACGATGTGATTGCTCGCGCCCAAGCCGCGGGAGTAGAGGGGATCATTAACATTGGCTATGATCTGCCCTCTTCTCGCCGGGCGGTGGAGCTGGCGCAGGAGTATGGTTGGATGTATGCTGTTGTGGGTATTCATCCTCACGATGCTGATGGAGCCACGCCGGAGATTATGGTTGAGCTGGAAGCTCTTGCTAAAGAAAAGGGTGTAGTAGCGATTGGGGAAACAGGCTTAGACTACTACTACGATAATTCACCCCGGGATATTCAGCGGAAAGTTTTCCGCGCCCAGCTGGATTTAGCCAGACGGCTGGATCTGCCGGTAGTGATCCACTCCCGTGAGGCTACTCAAGATACACTGGAAATTATCAAGGAAAATCCTGACAACCGCTATCTGCTCCACTGCTACTCACAGAGCTTAGAGTCAGCAAAAATTTATCTGGATCTGGGCTGCTTCATTTCGTTTGCCGGTCCGATTACCTTTAAAAATGCCGATAAGCTGCGGAAAGTAGCAGCAGCTATTCCCCTTGAGAGGCTGCTGATTGAAACTGACTGTCCTTATTTGGCACCGGTTCCTCATCGGGGAAAGACCAACGAACCGGCTTGGGTAAAATTTGTAGCAGAAAAGCTGGCGGAACTGCACAATATATCTTTAGAAGAGCTAATTGAAATCACAACCAACAACACCAGGGAATTTTTTAATCTAAAGTAA